In Arthrobacter sp. StoSoilB5, one genomic interval encodes:
- a CDS encoding DciA family protein, which produces MAKDSRDGLQPGRDPDEIDAAQAALNRMREAAAARGEVRQRAPRPGSAAKRKGLRDTRGFTQFHGSGRDPLGLGKVVGRLVAERGWTSPVAVGSVMAEWETLVGPDISAHCTPESFTDTTLHVRCDSTAWATQLRLLSTSLLEMFRNELGEGVVTSIQVLGPSAPSWRKGGRSVNGRGPRDTYG; this is translated from the coding sequence ATGGCGAAGGATAGCCGCGACGGACTTCAACCCGGCCGCGATCCAGACGAAATCGATGCTGCCCAGGCCGCGCTGAACCGAATGCGCGAGGCCGCGGCGGCTCGGGGCGAAGTAAGGCAGCGCGCTCCGCGTCCCGGATCCGCGGCTAAACGCAAGGGCCTCCGCGACACCCGGGGCTTCACCCAGTTCCATGGCAGCGGACGGGACCCCTTGGGGCTGGGGAAAGTCGTTGGCCGTTTGGTAGCGGAGCGTGGTTGGACGTCACCTGTGGCCGTGGGATCGGTCATGGCCGAATGGGAAACATTGGTTGGCCCGGACATTTCTGCGCACTGCACTCCGGAGAGCTTTACTGACACCACTCTGCATGTGCGCTGCGACTCGACTGCCTGGGCGACCCAACTGCGGTTGTTGAGTACGAGCCTCTTGGAGATGTTCCGCAACGAACTGGGCGAGGGTGTGGTGACCAGTATCCAGGTGCTCGGTCCCTCGGCGCCAAGTTGGCGCAAGGGTGGGCGGAGCGTCAATGGCCGGGGACCCCGGGACACGTACGGCTGA
- the gnd gene encoding phosphogluconate dehydrogenase (NAD(+)-dependent, decarboxylating) — MHIGLIGLGKMGFNMRERMRNGGIEVTGFDRNPDVTDVASVDELIAALPSPKLVWVMVPSGGITDAVITELGEKLSPGDLVIDGGNSRFTEDQKHAAALAEKGIRFADCGVSGGVWGLQNGYGLMAGGAEEDIELAMPVFDALRPEGERADSFVHVGGVGAGHYAKMVHNGIEYGLMQAYAEGYELLAAKDIVKDLPGTFRAWQKGTVVRSWLLDLMVKALDEDPGLASIDDYVEDSGEGRWTVEEAIANAVPAPAITAALFARFSSREDNSPAMKMVSALRHQFGGHATRPAS; from the coding sequence GTGCACATCGGACTAATCGGCCTTGGAAAAATGGGTTTCAACATGCGGGAACGCATGCGGAACGGTGGCATCGAAGTAACTGGATTCGACCGGAATCCCGACGTGACGGACGTTGCTTCCGTGGACGAACTGATCGCTGCCTTGCCCTCTCCGAAGCTCGTATGGGTCATGGTTCCGTCAGGCGGCATCACCGATGCCGTGATCACCGAACTCGGCGAAAAGCTCAGCCCGGGCGACTTGGTGATCGACGGCGGCAACTCACGTTTCACTGAGGACCAGAAGCACGCTGCTGCACTCGCTGAAAAAGGCATCCGCTTCGCGGACTGCGGGGTTTCCGGCGGTGTTTGGGGCCTGCAGAACGGTTACGGACTCATGGCTGGCGGCGCTGAGGAAGACATCGAACTGGCCATGCCGGTCTTCGATGCCCTTCGCCCTGAAGGTGAACGAGCCGACAGCTTCGTCCACGTAGGCGGCGTTGGAGCTGGCCACTACGCCAAGATGGTGCACAACGGCATCGAGTACGGGCTCATGCAGGCGTATGCCGAGGGTTACGAATTGCTGGCAGCCAAGGACATTGTCAAGGACCTCCCCGGAACCTTCCGCGCCTGGCAAAAGGGAACAGTCGTTCGCTCCTGGCTGCTGGACCTCATGGTCAAAGCACTCGACGAGGATCCGGGCCTGGCCTCAATCGATGACTACGTGGAAGATTCCGGCGAAGGCCGATGGACCGTTGAAGAGGCAATTGCCAACGCTGTCCCGGCACCGGCCATCACTGCGGCGCTCTTTGCCCGGTTCTCTTCCCGCGAAGACAACTCGCCGGCCATGAAAATGGTTTCCGCGCTGCGCCACCAGTTTGGCGGACACGCCACGCGTCCGGCGAGCTAG
- the recF gene encoding DNA replication/repair protein RecF: MYLEHLSLTDFRSYAQVDLKLGPGVTVLVGSNGIGKTNLMEAIGYLATLSSHRVSTDAPLLRFGTERAMIRAKLVRGEQSTVIELEINAGRANRGRINRGNPVRARDILGICQTVLFAPEDLALVKGDPSNRRRFLDELLVSLVPRHAATRSDYDRVLKQRNALLKSARAGKFTAGHEATLDVWDQHMARAGAELLHARLELVDRLRPHLNSAYAQLTDGTKDAGAVYRSTIQGVLDDDGGPAERTTEAPASGEDLRLLSVDELTERYIQAFATSRKKELERGISLVGPHRDELELVLGQAPAKGYASHGETWSMCLSLRLASYYVMLDDARTGGTAPILILDDVFAELDVQRRRKLAAIVSGAEQVLVTAAVDADIPEELAGRRVTVVPGGIDGEG; encoded by the coding sequence GTGTATCTTGAACATCTTTCGCTGACCGATTTCCGCAGCTACGCCCAGGTTGACCTGAAGCTCGGCCCTGGGGTTACTGTCCTGGTGGGTTCCAACGGGATCGGTAAAACCAACCTCATGGAAGCCATCGGATACTTGGCAACCCTGAGCTCGCATCGTGTCAGCACTGATGCCCCGCTCCTTCGCTTCGGCACGGAACGCGCAATGATCAGGGCCAAGCTGGTCCGAGGCGAGCAGTCCACGGTTATTGAGTTGGAAATCAACGCGGGCCGAGCGAACCGTGGCCGGATCAACCGTGGAAACCCGGTACGCGCCAGGGACATTTTGGGCATCTGCCAGACTGTGCTGTTCGCGCCGGAGGATTTGGCCCTCGTCAAGGGCGATCCTTCCAACCGCCGACGCTTTCTGGACGAACTTCTGGTGAGCCTTGTTCCGCGTCATGCTGCCACCCGCAGCGACTATGACCGCGTCCTCAAGCAACGCAACGCCCTTCTGAAATCGGCCCGGGCGGGCAAATTTACCGCAGGACATGAGGCCACGCTGGATGTGTGGGACCAGCACATGGCCCGCGCCGGTGCTGAGCTTTTGCACGCGCGGCTGGAACTCGTAGACCGCCTGCGTCCGCATTTGAACAGTGCCTACGCGCAGCTCACTGATGGTACAAAAGACGCCGGCGCGGTGTACCGCTCAACTATCCAAGGCGTACTGGACGACGACGGCGGTCCAGCCGAGCGCACAACTGAAGCTCCGGCGTCGGGCGAGGACCTCAGACTGCTGTCCGTGGACGAACTCACCGAGCGCTATATCCAGGCTTTCGCCACGTCCCGGAAGAAGGAACTGGAGCGTGGCATCTCCTTGGTGGGCCCGCACCGTGACGAATTGGAACTCGTGCTCGGCCAAGCGCCCGCGAAAGGCTATGCTTCGCACGGTGAAACGTGGTCCATGTGCTTGTCGCTACGCCTCGCTTCGTACTACGTCATGCTCGATGATGCCCGGACCGGAGGCACTGCGCCGATCCTCATTCTTGACGATGTCTTTGCCGAACTCGATGTACAGCGCCGGCGTAAACTGGCAGCAATAGTGTCCGGCGCCGAGCAGGTGCTGGTCACAGCCGCCGTCGACGCCGATATTCCTGAGGAGCTGGCCGGGCGGCGCGTAACCGTTGTTCCGGGAGGCATCGATGGCGAAGGATAG
- the gyrB gene encoding DNA topoisomerase (ATP-hydrolyzing) subunit B: protein MANDNAETLAVEPEEDTVPKPDTPAETPREYGASDITVLEGLEAVRKRPGMYIGSTGPRGLHHLVYEVVDNSVDEALAGFCSHIEVTLRADGGVQVVDDGRGIPVDIHPTEGKPTVEVVMTILHAGGKFGGGGYAVSGGLHGVGISVVNALSRRVNTEVRRQGHVWRMSFADGGKPQGGLVKGEATDQTGTSQTFYPDGTIFESTEFDFETLRARFQQMAFLNKGLRITLTDERPVARDGEDDLDLDAVATEGEVAAEHRTVVYQYPDGLLDYVKHLNSSKKVEIVHEDVIAFETEDTERHIAVEVAMQWTTAYSESVHTYANTINTHEGGTHEEGFRAAMTSLINRYAREKSIIKEKEDNLTGDDIREGLTAVISVKLSEPQFEGQTKTKLGNSEVKGFVQRVVTDQLGDWLERNPGPARDVIRKAISAAQARMAARKARDNARRKSPLESFGMPGKLSDCSSKDPSRCEVYLVEGDSAGGSAKRGRNPETQAILPLRGKILNVERARLDKALGNAEVQSMITAFGTGIGEDFDIAKLRYHKIVLMADADVDGQHITTLLMTLLFRYMRPLIENGYVYLAQPPLYRIKWSNAAHDYVFSDRERDDTIRKGAAMNKRLPKDNGIQRYKGLGEMDYTELWDTTMDPDRRTLLQVTMDDALAADQTFSVLMGEDVESRRNFIQQNAKDVRFLDI, encoded by the coding sequence GTGGCTAACGACAATGCAGAGACCTTGGCAGTAGAGCCCGAAGAGGACACTGTTCCTAAGCCTGACACGCCCGCGGAAACACCCAGGGAGTACGGTGCCAGCGACATCACCGTCCTGGAAGGCCTCGAAGCCGTACGCAAGCGCCCGGGTATGTACATCGGTTCCACCGGTCCCCGCGGCTTGCACCACTTGGTCTATGAAGTGGTCGATAACTCTGTCGATGAAGCCCTGGCCGGCTTCTGCAGCCACATTGAAGTTACGCTCCGTGCAGACGGCGGCGTCCAGGTTGTTGACGATGGCCGCGGCATCCCTGTGGACATCCACCCCACTGAGGGCAAGCCCACTGTTGAAGTCGTCATGACCATCCTGCACGCCGGCGGTAAGTTTGGCGGCGGCGGTTACGCGGTTTCCGGTGGCCTTCACGGCGTGGGTATCTCAGTAGTGAACGCCCTGTCCCGTCGGGTCAACACTGAAGTCCGGCGGCAGGGTCACGTTTGGCGTATGTCATTCGCAGATGGCGGCAAGCCCCAGGGCGGCCTCGTTAAGGGCGAAGCGACGGACCAAACAGGGACTTCGCAGACGTTCTACCCTGACGGCACCATCTTCGAAAGCACCGAATTCGACTTCGAGACGCTTCGCGCCCGCTTCCAGCAGATGGCTTTCCTCAACAAGGGCCTGCGGATCACGCTGACCGACGAACGTCCGGTCGCCCGGGATGGTGAGGACGATCTTGATCTGGACGCGGTCGCTACCGAAGGTGAAGTTGCCGCCGAGCACCGCACCGTCGTATACCAGTACCCGGACGGACTACTGGACTACGTCAAGCACTTGAACTCGAGCAAAAAAGTGGAGATCGTCCACGAGGACGTCATCGCTTTCGAAACTGAAGACACCGAGCGGCACATTGCCGTCGAGGTCGCCATGCAGTGGACCACCGCTTACTCGGAAAGCGTCCACACGTACGCGAACACGATTAACACCCACGAGGGCGGAACCCACGAAGAAGGTTTCCGCGCCGCGATGACTTCGCTGATCAACCGCTACGCGCGGGAGAAGAGCATCATCAAGGAAAAGGAAGACAACCTCACCGGTGATGACATCCGTGAAGGCCTGACAGCAGTCATCTCGGTCAAGCTTTCCGAGCCACAGTTTGAGGGCCAGACCAAGACCAAGCTGGGCAACTCAGAGGTCAAGGGCTTCGTCCAGCGCGTCGTCACGGACCAGCTGGGCGACTGGTTGGAACGCAACCCCGGCCCCGCCCGCGACGTCATCCGGAAGGCCATTTCCGCTGCCCAGGCACGCATGGCGGCCCGCAAGGCCCGCGACAACGCCCGCCGCAAGAGCCCGCTGGAATCCTTCGGCATGCCCGGCAAGCTGTCCGACTGCTCGTCCAAAGATCCTTCGCGGTGCGAGGTGTACCTGGTGGAGGGTGACTCGGCCGGTGGCTCGGCCAAGCGTGGCCGCAACCCGGAAACGCAGGCCATCCTGCCGCTGCGAGGCAAGATCCTGAACGTTGAACGTGCCCGCCTGGACAAGGCCCTCGGCAATGCTGAAGTCCAGTCCATGATTACAGCCTTCGGCACTGGTATTGGCGAAGATTTCGATATCGCCAAGCTTCGTTATCACAAGATCGTCCTGATGGCAGACGCCGATGTTGATGGCCAGCACATCACCACGCTGTTGATGACCCTGTTGTTCCGCTACATGCGCCCGCTGATCGAAAACGGTTACGTGTATCTTGCGCAGCCGCCCCTGTACCGGATCAAGTGGTCCAACGCTGCCCATGACTACGTCTTCAGCGATCGCGAACGCGACGACACCATCCGTAAGGGTGCGGCCATGAACAAGCGCCTTCCCAAGGACAACGGCATCCAACGCTATAAGGGTCTGGGCGAAATGGACTACACGGAGTTGTGGGACACCACCATGGATCCGGACCGCCGCACACTCTTGCAGGTCACCATGGACGATGCCCTGGCTGCCGATCAGACCTTCTCGGTGCTGATGGGCGAGGACGTCGAATCGCGCCGTAACTTCATCCAGCAGAACGCCAAGGACGTCAGGTTCCTGGATATCTAG